TTTAAAAGTCATTGAGAAAGCTAATCTCAATCTATAGAACAAGGCGGGAAACACTAAAACTAGAATTTTACAGAGTTTATATTAAAAATATAGAATTTTTAACAGAACGATTCACTACGATATACTATAAAATCATCGACAGAGAATCATTCACAAAAAACTGGAAAGAAAAATACATAACAAAAAATAAGTCTCAAACTATAATAGTTGCAATAACAACAAAATATAAAAATTAAGGGTTTATAATATAAAATTTACAAATTATTAATGATTGTTGGTATTTAATGAATCCATAAATCTATTTTTAATTTCTTCAGGACTAAAATCTATAATTGGAGAATCAGCATTTCCTGGAAGAATTTTATAGTGGATAAAAACAGGATCTTCACATTCATCAAGTAAAATATCCTCAAAATCAATATCATTATAATCATGACAATTTTTAAAACCAATGCTTTTAGCTACTTCTAAAAGATCAATATTTTGTGCATAAGTACACTGATTACCAGTAGATCCATAACATCCATTATCAAAAACAACCAGAATGAGGTTTTTTGGATTTTGATTGTAAATTGTGACTAATGAGCCCATGTTCATTAAAACAGAGCCATCACC
The sequence above is a segment of the Methanobrevibacter arboriphilus JCM 13429 = DSM 1125 genome. Coding sequences within it:
- the comE gene encoding sulfopyruvate decarboxylase subunit beta, whose product is MKRFDAILDIMKYVDDEIIVCNIGFPSRELFEIKDRSKNFYMLGSMGLASSIGLGLAIANDNSNTNEKGTNADGFKKNKEKIIVFDGDGSVLMNMGSLVTIYNQNPKNLILVVFDNGCYGSTGNQCTYAQNIDLLEVAKSIGFKNCHDYNDIDFEDILLDECEDPVFIHYKILPGNADSPIIDFSPEEIKNRFMDSLNTNNH